A single region of the Deltaproteobacteria bacterium genome encodes:
- a CDS encoding acetate--CoA ligase family protein — protein MGATANKLKGGYRLLQNLSTGFNGDIYPVNPRYEEIGGITCYPAVDAIPGPVDLAIVFVPAAAAVQAVSACAQKGIERVMVQSAGFAETGADGRARQEELLRIKEQYGIRIWGPNCMGIVDAVKRHVFSFALSSIWENGLLPGRVSLIVQSGLLSAGFLIDTVTHGTMGISKACSIGNKADVHECDILEYLIDDPETDVIGTYLESIADGRRFLQACRRSPKPVVVLKGGKSAKGAAAAMSHTASLAGDGAVVSGALAQAGVVEADDFKQMLDFCRTLAMDRPRSAATQGRIAVLTYSGGAGIVSADFIDASGLEIADLSRDTIQDLATVFPDWMPPANPVDLWPAVEKNGYDKAFLTAFEAVLKDPNVDAVLYHVFISTEGNAVDLAPAAKLAAAEGKPIFCWLLGHRDRAHDFQAYVQSLGIPVFREIRRTSECMAVYFQYRGAAALLESADPPDRIDAPPSSGLFTSVPDVVMNEYDAKKILSSVGVPTVNEHLVATAEEATACSEALGYPVVMKGLARGRVHKTEENLVRLGIGSADAVQKAFLSLQAALGDEGNILVQRQVAGELELIAGLLRDPQFGPCVMCGFGGVMAEVLNDTAFAVAPLTVEDALALIGRLKNQKLLDGFRGNPALDKNAFARILVRLGDLGMDNPRISEIDINPFIVVEGKPVTVDATIILAD, from the coding sequence ATCGGGGCCACAGCCAACAAACTCAAGGGAGGCTATCGCCTTCTGCAGAATCTTTCCACCGGCTTTAACGGCGACATCTACCCCGTCAACCCCCGCTATGAAGAGATCGGCGGGATCACCTGTTATCCTGCCGTCGACGCCATCCCGGGCCCGGTGGACCTGGCCATCGTCTTCGTCCCGGCTGCAGCGGCGGTCCAGGCCGTCAGCGCCTGCGCCCAAAAGGGCATTGAAAGGGTGATGGTCCAGTCCGCCGGATTTGCGGAAACCGGTGCGGATGGCCGGGCCCGGCAGGAAGAGCTGCTGCGCATCAAAGAGCAGTACGGCATCCGCATCTGGGGCCCCAACTGCATGGGAATCGTCGATGCCGTCAAGCGCCATGTCTTTTCCTTCGCCCTTTCGAGTATCTGGGAAAACGGGCTGTTGCCCGGCAGGGTCTCTCTGATCGTGCAAAGCGGCCTGCTATCCGCCGGCTTCCTCATCGACACGGTCACCCACGGCACCATGGGTATCAGCAAGGCCTGTTCCATCGGCAACAAGGCCGACGTGCACGAGTGCGATATTTTGGAGTACCTGATAGACGATCCGGAAACCGACGTCATCGGCACCTACCTGGAATCGATTGCCGACGGTCGCCGCTTTCTTCAGGCCTGCCGCAGGAGTCCCAAGCCCGTTGTGGTGCTGAAAGGCGGCAAAAGCGCCAAAGGCGCCGCGGCCGCCATGAGCCACACCGCCAGCCTGGCCGGAGACGGCGCCGTGGTCAGCGGCGCCCTGGCCCAGGCGGGCGTTGTCGAAGCCGACGACTTCAAACAGATGCTGGACTTCTGCCGCACCCTCGCCATGGACCGCCCCCGATCGGCGGCGACCCAGGGACGGATCGCCGTACTCACCTACAGCGGCGGAGCCGGCATCGTTTCAGCCGACTTCATCGATGCGTCCGGTCTTGAAATAGCCGACCTGTCCCGGGACACCATCCAGGACCTCGCGACCGTGTTCCCGGACTGGATGCCGCCGGCCAATCCGGTCGATCTGTGGCCGGCCGTTGAAAAGAACGGATACGACAAAGCCTTCCTCACCGCCTTTGAAGCCGTCCTCAAAGACCCCAATGTCGATGCCGTGCTCTACCACGTCTTTATCAGCACGGAAGGCAATGCGGTGGACCTGGCACCCGCGGCCAAGCTCGCCGCGGCGGAAGGAAAACCGATCTTCTGCTGGCTTCTGGGCCACCGCGACAGGGCCCATGATTTCCAGGCGTACGTCCAGAGCCTGGGCATACCGGTTTTTCGAGAAATCCGGCGGACGTCGGAATGCATGGCTGTCTATTTCCAGTACCGGGGTGCAGCCGCCCTTCTCGAAAGCGCGGACCCTCCGGATCGAATCGATGCGCCGCCTTCATCCGGCCTGTTTACCAGCGTTCCCGACGTCGTTATGAACGAATATGACGCCAAGAAAATACTTTCAAGCGTCGGCGTTCCCACCGTGAATGAACACCTTGTCGCCACCGCCGAAGAGGCGACTGCCTGCAGTGAAGCGCTGGGCTATCCCGTCGTCATGAAAGGGCTGGCCCGGGGAAGGGTGCACAAGACCGAAGAGAACCTTGTCCGCCTCGGCATCGGCAGCGCCGACGCCGTTCAGAAAGCGTTTCTGTCCCTGCAAGCGGCGCTGGGCGATGAAGGCAACATTTTGGTACAGCGGCAGGTGGCGGGGGAACTCGAGCTGATCGCCGGCCTGCTGCGCGACCCCCAGTTCGGCCCCTGTGTCATGTGCGGGTTCGGCGGTGTCATGGCCGAAGTGTTGAACGACACGGCATTTGCCGTCGCACCCCTTACCGTGGAAGACGCCCTGGCGCTTATCGGCAGGCTGAAAAACCAGAAACTGCTCGACGGATTCCGCGGCAATCCGGCGCTCGACAAAAATGCCTTTGCCCGGATCCTGGTGCGTCTCGGCGACCTGGGGATGGACAATCCCCGTATCAGCGAAATCGATATCAACCCGTTCATCGTTGTCGAGGGAAAACCCGTTACCGTCGATGCAACCATCATACTGGCAGATTGA
- a CDS encoding DMT family transporter, which produces MGITLHKKSLFQLDSTLAGPALMLGAALVFTLLNILIKTLRPEYTVWHIGFFRFFGGVIVLISIFGFRGNPYRGNNTRLLIMRGCVGSIAFICLITAIRLLPLSTAMVIFYAYPAFSAIFAYLIYRERIGAAGIICIAGMVIGVAVLFDFRLGGNAVGQGFAVIGSIFAGLTVTLIRSLRKSNGPVIIYLYFCTMGSLVTFPGFIADPIFPVSIVEALMVLGIILASVSAQLLMNQGFFYCTGWEGGVFMSTEVIFTAIVGIIFLNDPATLKFWMGGILIFGSGLLLNYRKSAAKESQ; this is translated from the coding sequence ATGGGTATCACATTGCACAAAAAATCGCTTTTTCAGCTTGACTCAACGCTGGCCGGCCCGGCCCTCATGCTGGGTGCCGCGCTGGTGTTTACCCTGCTCAATATTCTGATCAAGACGCTGCGCCCCGAATACACGGTCTGGCATATCGGCTTTTTCCGCTTTTTCGGCGGCGTGATCGTCCTGATCTCCATTTTCGGCTTCAGGGGCAACCCATACAGGGGCAACAATACCCGTCTGTTGATCATGCGCGGGTGTGTGGGCTCCATCGCCTTTATCTGCCTGATCACCGCTATCCGGCTGCTGCCCCTTTCCACGGCCATGGTAATCTTTTACGCCTATCCGGCTTTCTCGGCCATTTTTGCCTACCTGATCTACCGGGAACGCATCGGTGCGGCGGGCATCATCTGCATCGCCGGGATGGTGATCGGTGTTGCCGTCCTGTTCGACTTTCGACTGGGAGGCAACGCTGTCGGACAAGGCTTTGCGGTCATAGGCAGCATTTTCGCGGGATTGACGGTGACGCTCATCCGCAGCCTGCGCAAAAGCAACGGGCCGGTTATCATCTACCTCTATTTTTGCACCATGGGCAGCCTGGTAACCTTTCCCGGATTCATCGCCGACCCCATATTTCCCGTGAGCATCGTGGAGGCGCTTATGGTCCTGGGCATCATCCTGGCCTCGGTATCCGCCCAGCTCCTGATGAATCAGGGCTTTTTCTACTGCACCGGCTGGGAGGGCGGTGTGTTCATGTCCACTGAAGTCATCTTTACCGCCATTGTGGGCATCATCTTTCTGAACGACCCGGCGACGCTGAAGTTCTGGATGGGAGGGATATTGATTTTCGGCAGCGGCCTGCTGCTGAACTACCGCAAATCGGCCGCAAAAGAAAGCCAATAG
- a CDS encoding class I SAM-dependent methyltransferase has protein sequence MNEYSLFAPLYDWILYPFMRGIRRDVLGTVQRLKPKRILDVCCGTGDQLRLLQQEGIEALGIDLSKAMLKVAGGGKTPVKCLAQDATAMAFRDQSFDLAMVSFALHETEWESAGRILQEIHRILKPAGMLLIVDYALADSAGAVAQTVIHGIEFMAGRRHFSNFRAFRRKGGLQRLVDPERFMPIQARYHGYRSVVVDLLQKI, from the coding sequence ATGAACGAATACAGCCTGTTCGCACCCTTATACGACTGGATACTCTACCCCTTCATGCGCGGTATCCGACGGGATGTGCTCGGGACCGTTCAGCGGCTGAAGCCCAAACGCATTCTGGACGTCTGCTGCGGCACCGGCGATCAACTGCGCCTTCTGCAGCAGGAGGGCATCGAGGCGCTTGGGATAGACCTCTCAAAAGCGATGCTAAAGGTCGCCGGCGGGGGCAAAACGCCGGTCAAATGCCTGGCTCAGGATGCCACGGCCATGGCCTTCCGGGACCAGAGCTTCGACCTGGCCATGGTGTCGTTCGCCCTGCACGAAACCGAGTGGGAAAGTGCCGGGCGGATTCTGCAGGAAATTCATCGCATATTAAAACCTGCCGGCATGCTTCTGATTGTGGACTACGCCCTGGCAGACAGCGCCGGCGCCGTAGCCCAGACGGTTATCCACGGCATCGAATTCATGGCCGGCAGACGCCACTTTTCAAACTTCCGCGCCTTCCGCCGCAAAGGCGGGTTGCAACGGCTGGTGGACCCTGAACGTTTCATGCCGATACAGGCACGTTATCACGGATACCGCAGTGTCGTTGTCGACCTGCTGCAAAAAATATAA
- a CDS encoding ABC transporter permease — MRSVLTTLGIIIGVGAVIIMVSVGNGAKAQINAMIDKLGANVMMVMPGRHFGRGAVGDAGSLPTLTEDDALAIKNEVPTVRLVAPVVRGNAQVIVGNLNWSTTVYGITNEYLGARDWGLSRGRLFEAGEMKASSKVVMLGETVAENLFPGQDPVGLSMRINRVPFTVIAVLEVKGQSGFGGDQDDVVLIPISTAKKRVLGGRRLSGNLVSHIFIKAKSADVVSRTEELITALLRQRHRITPNQDDDFRVRNMAEFLNARADSSRAMGMLLMAVASISLIVGGIGIMNIMLVSVTERTKEIGLHMAVGAKGKDIMSQFLIESIVLSLIGGVLGVVLGVGGSLAMSAFSQWQAIIDPLSVILAFSFSAAVGIFFGIYPAHKASLLDPIEALRHE, encoded by the coding sequence ATGCGGAGTGTGCTCACGACCCTGGGCATCATCATCGGCGTGGGGGCTGTCATCATCATGGTATCCGTGGGTAACGGCGCAAAAGCCCAGATCAACGCCATGATCGACAAGCTGGGCGCCAACGTTATGATGGTGATGCCCGGCAGACATTTTGGCCGTGGCGCGGTGGGGGATGCCGGGTCGCTGCCCACGCTCACCGAAGACGATGCCCTTGCCATTAAAAATGAAGTGCCCACGGTCCGGCTGGTTGCACCGGTGGTCCGGGGAAACGCCCAGGTCATTGTCGGCAACCTGAACTGGTCCACAACGGTATATGGCATAACCAACGAATATCTAGGTGCCAGAGATTGGGGGCTGTCGCGGGGAAGGCTCTTTGAAGCCGGGGAGATGAAGGCTTCGTCCAAGGTTGTCATGCTCGGTGAAACCGTGGCTGAAAATCTCTTCCCCGGCCAGGATCCTGTGGGATTGTCAATGCGGATCAACAGGGTCCCCTTCACCGTCATAGCGGTTCTGGAAGTCAAGGGACAATCGGGGTTCGGAGGAGACCAGGACGATGTGGTGCTGATCCCCATTTCTACAGCCAAAAAAAGGGTGCTGGGAGGCCGCCGTTTGTCAGGCAATCTGGTCAGTCATATTTTCATCAAAGCCAAAAGCGCCGATGTGGTGAGCCGGACCGAGGAGCTGATAACGGCTTTGCTACGCCAGCGCCACCGTATTACGCCCAATCAAGACGACGATTTCAGGGTCCGCAATATGGCTGAGTTCCTCAATGCCAGGGCCGATTCCTCCAGAGCCATGGGAATGCTCTTGATGGCGGTCGCCTCCATTTCGCTCATCGTCGGCGGCATCGGGATTATGAATATCATGCTGGTGTCCGTCACCGAGCGCACCAAGGAAATCGGTCTTCATATGGCCGTAGGCGCCAAGGGGAAAGATATCATGAGCCAGTTTCTGATCGAATCGATTGTGCTTTCCCTGATCGGCGGTGTTCTTGGTGTGGTTCTCGGTGTCGGCGGTTCCCTGGCCATGTCCGCTTTCAGTCAATGGCAGGCGATAATCGATCCGCTGTCGGTAATCCTTGCTTTCAGCTTCTCGGCGGCTGTCGGTATTTTTTTCGGAATATATCCAGCCCACAAAGCGTCCCTGCTGGATCCGATTGAAGCGTTGAGGCATGAGTGA
- a CDS encoding ABC transporter ATP-binding protein, producing the protein MTVDLIETIDLKKDYRMGSQVVPALRGISMKVQQGEFLAVMGPSGSGKSTFMNLMGCLDTPTGGKYLLENEDISALTPDERADIRNGRIGFVFQSFNLLARASALENVALPLRYNGSPRRLRLQRAEEVLAMVGLAERLDHLPSQLSGGQQQRVAIARALVCRPVIILADEPTGALDTKTGVEVMSIFQDLNSQGMTIIVVTHELEIAAFARRRLLFRDGRILTDRANQQVVQAKAVLNDLKKESRYNREDGEALA; encoded by the coding sequence ATGACCGTCGATCTCATTGAAACCATCGATCTCAAAAAAGACTACCGGATGGGCAGCCAGGTCGTGCCGGCCCTGCGTGGCATTAGCATGAAAGTGCAGCAAGGTGAATTTCTGGCCGTCATGGGGCCGTCCGGGTCCGGCAAATCCACCTTTATGAACCTCATGGGATGCCTGGATACGCCCACGGGGGGAAAATATCTGCTTGAAAACGAAGACATCTCCGCCCTCACCCCAGACGAACGTGCCGACATTCGCAACGGACGCATCGGATTTGTGTTTCAGAGCTTCAACTTGTTGGCCCGTGCCAGTGCCCTTGAAAACGTGGCTTTGCCGCTGCGCTACAACGGGTCTCCCAGGCGTCTGCGGCTGCAGCGCGCCGAAGAGGTCCTCGCCATGGTTGGATTGGCCGAGCGATTGGATCACCTGCCTTCACAGCTTTCGGGCGGCCAGCAGCAGCGGGTGGCCATCGCCCGCGCCCTGGTTTGCCGCCCTGTCATTATTCTTGCGGACGAGCCCACCGGGGCCCTGGACACCAAAACCGGCGTCGAAGTCATGTCGATTTTCCAGGATCTAAACAGCCAGGGGATGACCATCATTGTCGTGACACATGAACTGGAAATCGCTGCATTCGCCAGGCGGCGACTGCTTTTCAGGGACGGTCGCATCCTAACCGACAGAGCCAACCAGCAAGTGGTTCAGGCAAAAGCGGTGCTGAATGACTTAAAGAAAGAATCCCGCTACAATCGGGAGGACGGGGAGGCCCTCGCTTGA
- a CDS encoding HlyD family efflux transporter periplasmic adaptor subunit, translating into MKKVYFLLLIACAGTALLYWKSDWMTFSKKKQARYRTVVVEKRDMINSVSAIGALSAVITVEVGTEVSGQIKDLLVDFNSPVHAGQIIARIDPRSYQTLLRQAEAELAISKARLETKKVEIIRYQAEIENAEANLAAARAQAKKAQASYDNAQQNFDRQKALSQRGLVAKNDFDRVVTSLNEAAAQVEQYRAQVRAAGSRVASAKADEAIARASIREVEAQIQLGMAALDKRRIDLDNTIIRSPVNGVVIDRRVDVGQTVAASLQAPTLFTIAQDLRKMQVSTYVDEADIGRIRPEQTARFTVDAYGARRYVGSVTQIRKMGKSLQNVVTYEVIISADNPDLTLMPGMTADVEIILVRKPGVLAVANAALRFTPQATNGATGDSPVATEGSSLTPGGAIARGGESGGQANFEERIRRYTERLNLSTAQADQLREKLQQIRQKTRSAYLSLGQTSPRAASGLREKARKEARAAILGILNADQRELFEALIAENRSRQGTLWHLTDDGLLAPVRVNLGVSDATHTEVSGDRVREGLVVVTGME; encoded by the coding sequence ATGAAAAAAGTTTATTTCCTATTGCTGATTGCCTGCGCCGGTACGGCTTTACTCTATTGGAAAAGCGACTGGATGACTTTTTCCAAGAAGAAACAGGCGCGCTATCGTACGGTGGTCGTTGAGAAGAGAGATATGATCAACAGTGTGTCGGCCATCGGCGCGCTGAGTGCCGTGATTACCGTCGAGGTGGGGACGGAGGTCTCCGGGCAGATCAAAGACCTCTTGGTGGATTTCAATTCGCCGGTGCACGCCGGACAAATTATCGCCAGAATCGATCCGAGAAGCTATCAAACGCTGCTCCGCCAGGCTGAGGCGGAATTGGCCATCTCCAAAGCGCGGCTGGAAACCAAAAAAGTGGAAATTATCCGCTACCAGGCTGAAATCGAAAATGCCGAGGCCAATCTTGCGGCCGCCCGGGCGCAGGCCAAAAAAGCGCAGGCATCTTATGACAATGCCCAGCAAAATTTCGATCGCCAAAAGGCGCTTTCGCAACGGGGGCTTGTTGCTAAAAATGATTTTGACAGAGTCGTTACGAGCCTGAATGAGGCCGCTGCCCAAGTGGAACAGTATCGCGCTCAAGTACGGGCGGCCGGAAGTCGCGTGGCTTCCGCGAAGGCCGACGAAGCCATTGCCCGCGCCTCCATCAGGGAGGTCGAAGCCCAGATACAGCTGGGGATGGCGGCCCTGGACAAGCGACGCATTGACCTGGATAACACCATCATCCGCTCGCCGGTGAACGGGGTGGTTATCGACCGGCGCGTGGATGTGGGGCAGACCGTCGCCGCCAGCCTCCAGGCGCCCACCTTGTTTACCATTGCCCAGGACCTGAGAAAGATGCAGGTGTCCACCTACGTGGATGAAGCCGATATCGGCCGGATCAGACCCGAACAAACGGCTCGTTTTACGGTGGATGCCTACGGGGCACGCCGCTATGTCGGCAGCGTGACGCAAATCCGAAAAATGGGTAAAAGCCTCCAAAACGTGGTGACCTACGAAGTAATCATATCGGCCGACAACCCGGATCTAACCCTTATGCCGGGGATGACGGCCGACGTGGAGATCATTCTTGTCAGAAAGCCCGGTGTGCTGGCCGTGGCCAATGCCGCCCTGCGCTTTACCCCGCAGGCTACAAACGGCGCTACGGGTGATTCCCCTGTCGCTACAGAGGGGTCCAGCCTGACGCCCGGGGGAGCAATTGCACGGGGCGGCGAATCCGGGGGGCAGGCCAATTTTGAAGAAAGGATCCGGCGCTATACCGAACGGCTGAACCTTTCAACTGCTCAAGCCGACCAGTTGAGGGAGAAACTGCAACAGATCAGGCAAAAAACGCGCTCCGCCTATTTGTCTCTCGGCCAAACCTCCCCAAGGGCTGCGTCAGGGTTGAGAGAAAAGGCCCGCAAAGAAGCCCGGGCGGCTATTCTGGGCATTTTGAATGCAGACCAACGGGAATTGTTTGAAGCGCTCATCGCCGAAAACCGCTCCCGGCAGGGGACCCTGTGGCACCTGACCGACGACGGTCTTCTGGCGCCTGTCCGCGTGAATCTGGGCGTCAGCGATGCAACCCACACGGAAGTATCCGGTGACCGGGTCCGGGAAGGGCTGGTCGTGGTTACCGGGATGGAATGA
- a CDS encoding hydroxymethylglutaryl-CoA lyase — MTPYPEFVVIEEQGLRDGLQPEKVIIPTEKKLELIDAVAKAGVKKIQVTAFVNPTLVPQMADAEEVCKRLDHSRDVVYSALVLNAKGVRRAAEAGLKHIGASISTSDTHSRRNANASLPEARKRMAEMVRLGKERGLIIRGGLQCVFGCRFEGRIDQNVVLDMAKEQLDLGVDEIALADSTGMANPISIQEISGRVAEQAGGVPVYLHLHDTEGKGLANALAAMSAGIAHFETAFGGMGGCPFIKGASGNVATEDLVFMLGQMGIATGIDPYRLAAVSRELEGSIGKRFAGKMHHVLDRDDINIL, encoded by the coding sequence ATGACACCTTATCCGGAATTTGTCGTTATAGAGGAACAGGGACTGCGTGACGGTCTGCAGCCCGAAAAGGTTATCATACCCACTGAGAAGAAACTCGAACTGATCGATGCCGTCGCCAAGGCTGGTGTAAAAAAGATCCAGGTTACCGCCTTTGTAAACCCCACGCTCGTGCCTCAGATGGCCGATGCGGAGGAGGTATGCAAGCGATTGGATCATAGCAGGGACGTGGTTTACAGCGCCCTGGTGCTGAATGCAAAGGGGGTGCGGAGGGCTGCCGAAGCAGGCCTCAAACACATTGGCGCCTCCATCTCCACCAGCGATACCCACAGCCGCAGGAACGCCAATGCCTCCCTGCCGGAGGCCCGCAAACGGATGGCGGAAATGGTCCGCCTGGGCAAGGAAAGAGGATTGATTATCCGTGGTGGGCTGCAATGTGTTTTCGGTTGCCGCTTCGAGGGCAGAATCGACCAAAACGTCGTCCTGGACATGGCCAAGGAACAGCTCGACCTGGGTGTTGACGAAATCGCGCTGGCCGATTCCACCGGCATGGCCAATCCGATCAGCATCCAGGAAATTTCAGGCAGGGTGGCCGAACAGGCCGGTGGCGTTCCCGTGTACCTCCACCTGCACGACACCGAGGGCAAAGGGCTGGCCAATGCGCTCGCCGCCATGTCCGCGGGCATTGCTCATTTCGAGACCGCATTCGGCGGTATGGGCGGATGCCCCTTTATCAAGGGCGCTTCCGGCAACGTCGCCACCGAGGACTTGGTTTTCATGCTGGGGCAAATGGGTATCGCAACCGGAATCGATCCCTATCGACTGGCCGCGGTGAGCCGGGAACTCGAGGGCAGCATCGGCAAGCGGTTTGCCGGTAAAATGCACCATGTTCTCGATCGTGACGACATTAACATCTTGTAA
- a CDS encoding molybdopterin-binding protein, producing the protein MQLENKDLPEFVSRKIKVEDAVGTTLAHDITEIRPGEYKGPSFRKGHRVEQGDLCRLMRLGKRHLYILDLSDEQVHEDQAVLELAGALAGPGAIFGHQPREGKLELKAAYDGLLKVKVEALVEFNMLTDVMCASLHNNSPVSRGQTLAGTRAIPLVIKRESLDQALAIARGSYPLISVQSFMKVRAGLVITGSEVYDGLIEDRFEAIVEKKLASYGSTLADVAILPDDGERIAATVRDYLDSGLDMIITTGGMSVDPDDVTRYGIRQAGVEAFYYGSGVLPGAMFQLAYREDVPIVGIPACALYHEATIFDLVLPRLLAGERLGRRDLAALSHGGMCLNCPTCRFPKCTFGKAG; encoded by the coding sequence ATGCAGCTTGAAAATAAGGATTTACCAGAATTCGTTTCCAGGAAAATCAAGGTCGAGGACGCGGTTGGAACGACCCTGGCCCATGATATTACCGAGATAAGGCCCGGCGAGTACAAGGGTCCTTCCTTTCGCAAGGGGCACAGGGTCGAGCAGGGTGATCTATGCCGGCTGATGCGCTTGGGAAAGCGCCATCTTTATATCCTCGATTTGAGCGACGAACAGGTGCATGAAGACCAGGCGGTTTTGGAACTGGCCGGCGCCCTTGCCGGACCCGGGGCGATCTTCGGTCATCAGCCCAGGGAGGGCAAATTGGAGCTCAAGGCGGCTTATGACGGCCTGCTGAAGGTAAAGGTCGAGGCCCTGGTGGAATTCAATATGCTGACGGATGTCATGTGCGCCTCCCTTCACAACAATTCACCGGTTTCGAGGGGCCAGACGCTGGCCGGTACGCGCGCCATACCACTGGTTATTAAAAGGGAGTCCCTGGACCAGGCCCTGGCGATAGCGCGCGGGAGCTATCCATTGATTTCGGTGCAAAGTTTCATGAAGGTACGGGCCGGGTTGGTCATTACCGGCAGCGAGGTATATGACGGATTGATCGAAGACAGGTTCGAAGCGATCGTCGAAAAAAAGCTGGCCTCCTACGGCTCGACACTGGCGGACGTCGCCATCCTGCCGGACGATGGTGAACGCATTGCCGCCACGGTCAGGGATTACCTCGACAGTGGACTGGACATGATCATCACCACCGGTGGCATGTCCGTGGACCCGGACGATGTCACCCGGTATGGCATCAGGCAGGCCGGTGTCGAGGCGTTCTACTACGGCAGCGGCGTGCTGCCCGGTGCCATGTTCCAACTGGCCTACAGGGAAGACGTTCCCATCGTCGGCATTCCGGCCTGCGCCCTCTACCATGAGGCCACCATTTTCGACCTCGTGTTGCCCCGTCTGCTGGCCGGAGAAAGGCTGGGCAGGCGGGACCTGGCCGCCCTGTCCCACGGCGGCATGTGCCTCAACTGTCCCACCTGCCGTTTTCCCAAGTGCACTTTCGGCAAAGCCGGTTGA
- a CDS encoding acetolactate synthase large subunit, whose translation MNGAEILLKTAARAGVTVCFSNPGTTEMPIVAAFDAVTDIRPVLGLFEGCCSGAADGYGRMTGTPAMTLFHLGPGFGNGLANLHNARRAGTPVFNVIGDHASWHRGADAPLTMDIESLAHTVSGWVRTAASPDSLSQDTADALAAAGKGMGATLILPQDVQWSTVAAPQIVPAEADPEAPDADAVQKAALLLKKKGNKSAIILGGSGLHATGLRQASRIASASGCSLLSETFPARMERGRGLPAVARLPYAPAYAFDRLAAFDTIILAGTREPVAFFGYRNGRSRLTTEAQRVIRIAKRPDNAGRALQLLAEALEAPPFRYQPAENAGTGPKSAPAFPQGKLNAKKVSIVLASMQPENAIIVDESITSAAGYYKYTAASPPFSLLTLTGGAIGMGLPCSIGAALACPDRPVIVFQADGSAMYTLQALWTQARESLNVTTLICANQAYNILKTEFKRAENRMAGSHSARLMELGRPNLDWVSMSCGMGVPARAVDTVEELVTALERAFTEPGPNLIQVNLITPAIK comes from the coding sequence ATGAATGGGGCTGAAATATTACTGAAAACAGCCGCCAGGGCCGGCGTAACCGTTTGCTTCAGCAACCCGGGAACTACCGAGATGCCGATTGTGGCGGCGTTTGACGCCGTTACCGATATCCGGCCCGTCCTGGGGCTTTTCGAGGGATGCTGCTCGGGGGCCGCCGACGGTTACGGCCGGATGACGGGAACACCGGCCATGACGCTTTTTCATCTGGGACCTGGGTTCGGCAACGGCCTGGCCAACCTGCACAATGCCCGGCGAGCCGGCACGCCCGTTTTCAACGTTATCGGAGACCACGCCTCCTGGCATCGGGGCGCCGATGCGCCGCTCACCATGGACATTGAATCTCTCGCCCACACCGTATCCGGGTGGGTCAGGACGGCCGCATCTCCCGACTCCCTTTCTCAGGACACGGCCGACGCTCTTGCGGCCGCCGGAAAAGGAATGGGCGCCACCCTGATACTGCCTCAGGATGTCCAATGGTCGACGGTTGCCGCTCCGCAGATCGTACCGGCTGAAGCCGATCCGGAAGCGCCCGATGCCGATGCCGTCCAAAAAGCGGCCCTGCTGCTGAAAAAGAAAGGCAACAAAAGCGCCATCATACTCGGGGGCTCGGGCCTGCATGCAACCGGCCTTCGGCAAGCGTCCCGAATTGCGTCGGCTTCCGGCTGCAGCCTGCTGTCGGAAACCTTTCCGGCCCGCATGGAAAGAGGCAGGGGGCTCCCCGCCGTGGCCCGTCTTCCCTACGCGCCCGCATATGCCTTCGATCGGCTTGCAGCCTTCGACACCATCATCCTGGCCGGCACCAGGGAGCCCGTGGCCTTCTTCGGCTACAGAAACGGCCGCAGCCGGCTGACCACGGAAGCACAGCGGGTCATACGCATTGCAAAACGCCCGGACAACGCCGGCAGGGCCTTACAGCTCTTGGCTGAAGCGCTGGAAGCCCCGCCGTTTCGTTACCAGCCTGCGGAAAACGCAGGCACGGGCCCAAAAAGCGCACCGGCGTTTCCACAGGGAAAGCTGAATGCCAAAAAGGTCAGTATCGTTCTGGCCTCCATGCAGCCGGAAAACGCCATCATCGTGGATGAATCCATCACCTCGGCAGCAGGCTATTACAAATACACCGCCGCCTCCCCCCCTTTCAGCCTGCTGACCTTGACCGGGGGCGCCATCGGCATGGGACTGCCGTGTTCCATCGGGGCGGCCCTGGCCTGTCCCGACAGACCGGTCATCGTTTTTCAGGCCGACGGGAGCGCCATGTACACCCTGCAGGCTCTTTGGACCCAGGCCCGGGAGAGCCTCAATGTCACAACGCTGATCTGCGCCAATCAGGCCTATAACATTCTGAAAACGGAATTCAAACGTGCGGAAAACCGGATGGCGGGAAGTCATTCGGCGCGCCTGATGGAACTCGGCCGCCCCAACCTTGACTGGGTGTCTATGAGCTGCGGCATGGGCGTGCCGGCCCGTGCGGTCGACACCGTGGAGGAACTGGTCACCGCCCTCGAGAGGGCCTTCACTGAACCGGGCCCCAACCTGATCCAGGTCAATCTTATTACTCCGGCGATTAAATAG